The following coding sequences are from one Bufo bufo chromosome 2, aBufBuf1.1, whole genome shotgun sequence window:
- the LOC120991469 gene encoding olfactory receptor 6-like, translating into MQMRGLWNNTVITEFILLGFPASQIFHTFLFLIFFITYVLTVTGNLVIIAVIRADLHLHRPMYFFLSNFAFMQISYVTVTVPKLLIGCLVTQNKISISACFCQCYFFFFLGGIENCLLAIMAYDRYVAICSPLRYNSIMTQKFCLSLTCGCWLGIFLGSLIPVILLAKLSFCGPNIINHYFCDVSPLLKLSCTDTSLLKSFFFSLMWVIVFSCLLFTLVSYINIICAIMKISSAVGRQKAFSTCGSHLTVVIIYFGAVIFMYVRPKESYAFEEDKLISVFYSILTPLLNPFIYCLRNKEVKEAVQKTVRNARAPSMG; encoded by the coding sequence atgcaaatgagaggATTATGGAATAATACTGTTATAACTGAATTTATACTATTGGGATTTCCAGCAAGTCAAATATTTCACACCtttctatttttaatattttttattacatatgTGTTAACAGTTACTGGAAACTTGGTTATCATTGCTGTAATTCGAGCTGATTTGCATCTTCATCGTCCCATGTACTTTTTCCTCAGTAATTTTGCTTTTATGCAGATTTCTTATGTAACTGTTACTGTTCCTAAATTACTTATAGGCTGTTTGGTCACACAAAACAAAATATCCATTAGTGCTTGCTTTTGTCAgtgttactttttcttttttcttggaGGAATAGAGAACTGCTTGCTGGCAATCATGGCTTATGATCGATATGTGGCCATTTGTTCTCCATTAAGGTATAATTCTATCATGACACAAAAGTTTTGCTTGAGTTTGACATGTGGCTGTTGGTTGGGAATCTTTCTTGGCTCCTTAATACCTGTGATTTTATTAGCAAAATTATCATTTTGTGGACCAAACATTattaatcattatttttgtgatgTATCCCCACTTCTAAAATTGTCCTGTACAGATACTTCTCTCCTGAAATCGTTCTTTTTCAGTTTAATGTGGGTCATTGTTTTCAGCTGTCTCTTGTTCACTCTTGTATCATATATTAATATAATTTGTGCAATCATGAAAATTTCCTCTGCAGTGGGCCGTCAGAAAGCATTCTCCACCTGTGGTTCACATCTTACAGTTGTAATCATTTATTTTGGGGCTGTCATATTCATGTATGTCAGACCAAAAGAAAGTTATGCCTTTGAGGAGGACAAGCTAATCTCTGTATTCTACTCCATTTTAACTCCTCTTCTAAATCCATTCATTTATTGCCTTAGAAACAAGGAAGTTAAAGAGGCAGTGCAAAAAA